The Paenibacillus sp. FSL R7-0204 genome includes a region encoding these proteins:
- a CDS encoding class I SAM-dependent methyltransferase, protein MGFLSVLSFAHKLTAERLSPGGLAIDATVGTGADTLFLAKAAGPRGGVYGFDIQPQALALAGERLRLAREEAPAALAPVTLLLQSHAAMAAAVPPAWRGTVSAVMFNLGYLPAGDADKTIITEPASTLAALEAALALLRPGGIITAVLYPGHEGGGSEAAAVEAWAAGLAQQDAQTIVYRQLQRESAPYVVAVEKKRS, encoded by the coding sequence ATGGGCTTCCTGTCTGTCCTTAGCTTCGCCCATAAGCTGACCGCTGAGCGGCTCTCGCCGGGGGGACTGGCTATCGACGCCACCGTGGGGACCGGCGCCGACACTCTGTTCCTCGCCAAGGCGGCCGGGCCGCGCGGCGGGGTGTACGGGTTCGACATCCAGCCGCAGGCGCTGGCTCTTGCCGGCGAGCGCCTGCGGCTGGCCCGGGAGGAAGCGCCTGCTGCGCTGGCTCCCGTGACGCTGCTGCTGCAGAGCCATGCAGCCATGGCTGCAGCCGTTCCGCCCGCCTGGCGCGGAACGGTCTCGGCGGTGATGTTCAACCTCGGCTATCTGCCTGCGGGCGATGCCGATAAGACCATCATCACCGAACCGGCAAGCACGCTGGCCGCGCTGGAGGCGGCGCTAGCGCTGCTTCGCCCGGGCGGGATCATCACGGCCGTGCTGTATCCCGGCCACGAAGGCGGCGGCAGCGAAGCCGCCGCTGTCGAAGCCTGGGCCGCCGGACTGGCCCAGCAGGACGCGCAGACTATCGTGTACCGGCAGCTTCAGCGAGAGTCTGCCCCGTATGTTGTAGCTGTAGAGAAGAAAAGAAGCTGA
- a CDS encoding alpha/beta hydrolase, with amino-acid sequence MTENTFTMTDPLDVKIHVYEWLPDAGTEIRGIVQIAHGMCETAGRYARFASALTAAGYAVYANDHRGHGLTAGRVNLLGDSGENGFYWMRRNLLQLAELACSRHEHVPIFLFAHSMGSFLAQKLMCEEGHEIYSGFILSGTNGPRGMLRLAESLSKVQLRLQGDHHRSVLLNGIVFGAYNRSFSPVRTAFDWLSSDPEEVDHFIADPYCGAICTTRFFRDFFHMLRELHTKSTLQHLCSNKPVYLFAGEKDPVGSNGQGVIRLAELYRKQGLQDVECRLYPGGRHEMLNEVNRDEVTADVLDWLARHLPAGSMISY; translated from the coding sequence ATGACTGAGAACACTTTTACCATGACTGATCCCTTAGATGTCAAAATCCATGTCTATGAATGGCTGCCGGACGCGGGAACGGAGATCCGGGGGATTGTGCAGATTGCACACGGTATGTGTGAGACGGCTGGGCGGTATGCCCGGTTCGCCTCGGCGCTCACCGCAGCCGGTTATGCTGTGTATGCCAATGACCACCGGGGACATGGCCTTACCGCCGGCAGAGTCAACCTGCTCGGCGACAGCGGGGAGAACGGCTTCTACTGGATGCGGCGCAATCTCCTTCAGCTTGCAGAGCTCGCCTGCTCCCGGCATGAGCACGTGCCTATCTTCCTGTTCGCGCACAGCATGGGCTCATTTCTGGCTCAGAAGCTGATGTGCGAGGAAGGCCACGAGATCTACAGCGGCTTCATCCTCAGCGGCACCAACGGTCCCCGGGGCATGCTGCGGCTGGCGGAGTCCTTGTCGAAGGTGCAGTTAAGGCTCCAGGGAGACCACCACCGCAGCGTGTTGCTGAACGGAATTGTGTTTGGCGCATACAACCGCTCCTTTTCTCCGGTCCGGACGGCTTTTGACTGGCTGAGCAGCGACCCGGAGGAGGTGGACCACTTCATTGCCGACCCGTACTGCGGGGCGATCTGCACCACCCGCTTCTTCCGGGATTTCTTCCATATGCTGCGGGAGCTTCATACCAAATCCACTCTTCAGCACTTATGCAGCAACAAGCCGGTCTACCTGTTCGCAGGCGAGAAGGACCCTGTGGGGAGTAATGGCCAAGGGGTGATACGTCTGGCTGAGTTATACCGGAAGCAAGGGCTTCAGGATGTAGAATGCAGGCTGTATCCGGGAGGCCGGCATGAGATGCTGAACGAGGTCAACCGGGACGAGGTTACGGCCGATGTGCTGGACTGGCTCGCCCGCCACCTGCCTGCCGGGTCCATGATTAGTTATTAA
- a CDS encoding GNAT family N-acetyltransferase produces the protein MFRYGDEHGEQFKDQLLGFKLPAEQLQFTGLPEETLQDLREDAGKAGVVIAHGERAVGFFILHTGEGISNFYQDYQGAVLLRVFLMDCASQGRGFAKAAMALLPDFIRRHYPEARQMVLAVNERNTAASQLYLRAGFQDHGLRRSGSKGTQLILQYGLSSGSVGDLGDG, from the coding sequence TTGTTTAGGTACGGTGACGAGCACGGGGAGCAATTCAAGGACCAGTTACTTGGCTTTAAGCTTCCGGCGGAGCAGTTGCAGTTCACCGGGCTGCCGGAGGAGACGCTTCAGGACCTCAGGGAGGATGCCGGTAAGGCCGGGGTGGTTATTGCTCATGGAGAACGGGCGGTAGGCTTCTTCATCCTACATACTGGTGAAGGTATCTCGAATTTCTACCAGGACTACCAAGGAGCAGTTCTTCTCCGGGTCTTCCTGATGGACTGCGCCAGCCAGGGCCGCGGGTTCGCCAAAGCAGCGATGGCACTGCTGCCGGATTTTATCCGCCGTCACTACCCTGAAGCCCGACAGATGGTGCTGGCTGTGAATGAACGCAATACCGCCGCCAGTCAGCTATATCTCCGCGCCGGATTTCAGGATCACGGCCTGCGGCGCAGCGGGAGCAAGGGAACGCAGCTGATTTTGCAGTACGGGCTGTCTAGCGGGAGTGTGGGGGATCTGGGCGATGGATAG
- a CDS encoding aldehyde dehydrogenase family protein, whose amino-acid sequence MSGQWHKAGKYKDLYNPYSGEVLARIAQADASEGVRAIEAAHEAFAVFGRMTAYQRSEILYRVAGLIDERREELARVIAMEAAKPLKAARGEIARTVETYRFAAEAAKQVTGEQVAMDAAEGGHQHFGFTIRVPIGVVTAITPFNFPFNLVAHKVGPALAAGNTIVLKPAEQTPLSGLLLAGLFQEAGLPAGVLNIVTGEGAELGEVLTTHPLVRKISFTGSYAVGQLIQRQAGLRRTTLELGSNAALIIDENTDIAAVAARCVSGAFAYNGQVCISLQRILVHQSLYEEFKQHFVTAAAKLITGSPLEEATDVTSLISEKAADRIMNWIGEAVAGGAVIETGGLRSARNIIAPTLLTQVPRSAKVWTEEIFGPVAVLLPFDHWEEAIREVNSSRYGLMAGVYTSDIKRAFQAARELEAGGVVVNDIPTFRVDHMPYGGVKDSGKGTEGVAYAVQEMTQLKLISFNV is encoded by the coding sequence ATGTCCGGCCAGTGGCACAAGGCCGGGAAATACAAGGACTTATATAATCCATACAGCGGGGAAGTATTGGCACGGATTGCCCAGGCAGATGCCTCTGAGGGAGTGCGGGCAATCGAGGCGGCTCACGAAGCCTTTGCTGTCTTCGGGCGGATGACGGCCTATCAGCGCAGCGAGATTCTATACCGGGTGGCCGGGCTGATTGACGAGCGCAGGGAAGAACTGGCCCGGGTGATAGCAATGGAAGCGGCCAAGCCCCTCAAGGCAGCCAGAGGCGAAATTGCCCGGACCGTGGAGACCTACCGTTTTGCAGCCGAAGCTGCAAAACAGGTGACCGGTGAGCAGGTTGCGATGGATGCGGCTGAAGGCGGACACCAGCATTTCGGCTTTACAATCCGGGTCCCCATCGGGGTTGTAACAGCTATTACTCCGTTTAATTTTCCGTTTAATCTGGTAGCCCATAAGGTGGGACCGGCCCTTGCGGCCGGCAACACCATTGTGTTGAAACCGGCGGAGCAGACACCGCTAAGCGGGTTGCTGCTTGCCGGGCTGTTTCAAGAGGCGGGGCTGCCGGCCGGAGTGCTGAATATTGTGACCGGTGAGGGAGCGGAGCTGGGGGAAGTACTGACGACCCATCCGCTGGTCCGCAAGATCAGCTTTACCGGGAGCTATGCCGTGGGCCAGCTGATTCAGCGGCAGGCGGGTTTGCGCCGCACCACTCTGGAGCTTGGGTCCAACGCTGCTTTGATTATTGATGAGAACACAGACATTGCGGCGGTTGCCGCCCGGTGTGTCAGTGGTGCTTTTGCCTATAACGGGCAAGTCTGTATTTCCTTGCAGCGGATTCTAGTCCATCAATCGCTCTATGAAGAATTCAAACAACATTTTGTCACAGCAGCAGCAAAGCTTATAACCGGGTCCCCGCTGGAAGAAGCTACGGATGTGACCTCACTGATTTCGGAGAAGGCGGCAGACCGTATTATGAATTGGATCGGGGAAGCCGTGGCAGGCGGCGCTGTGATCGAAACAGGCGGCCTGCGCTCAGCCAGAAATATTATTGCCCCTACCCTGTTGACTCAGGTGCCCCGCAGCGCCAAGGTATGGACAGAGGAGATATTCGGACCCGTTGCGGTGCTTCTGCCCTTTGACCACTGGGAGGAGGCAATCCGCGAGGTGAATTCTTCACGCTACGGTTTGATGGCGGGGGTGTATACCTCTGACATCAAGCGCGCTTTTCAGGCTGCCCGTGAACTTGAGGCCGGCGGTGTAGTCGTTAATGATATTCCGACGTTCAGAGTGGATCATATGCCGTATGGCGGTGTGAAAGACAGCGGTAAGGGAACCGAAGGCGTTGCTTACGCCGTACAGGAGATGACACAGCTGAAGCTGATATCTTTTAATGTGTAG
- a CDS encoding B12-binding domain-containing radical SAM protein: MRIILATLNAKYIHTSLAIRLLKAYSEHEFKDILLAEYTIKDPAMNIVSDLFQKRPDVIGFSCYIWNIEETIKLVGILKQVMPEVKIVLGGPEVSYEPLYWMKREAGVDFVVNGDGEETFHHLLQEIRDEHKYHFVYGAAYRKGEELIVNPPRPKSDLNTLPTPHRFAEDLPELSKRIVYFETSRGCPFNCQFCLSSIEVGVRYYDIERVKADLLYLIEGGAKVIKFLDRTFNINRNYAMEMFQFLIDNHQGCVFQFEITADIMRPEVLDFLAQNAPPGVFRFEIGVQSTNDETNELVKRRQNFTKLSRTVMKIKASGNIDQHLDLIAGLPMEDYATFRKTFNDVFAMEPEELQLGFLKMLRGTGLRAQAAKYDYTYMEHAPYEILSSHVMPFADIIRLKRLEDVLEKYWNSQRLAHSVKYLIRHVFPSPFDFFQEFGDYWEERGWQKIGHQLEDLFTRLHDFLTDRSTASMDIVTGLMKLDYFLAHKYKPRKIWWDDVLDKAEWAKHLKQIASQPERISAKLAEAGLSERELQKFIVLDELPFRLAPVLDSISGLRYDGELGAEAGAQAEAGADAGNGDARELLGAVAEGESAELAVAVAEAGAGAVHNNPHPGASDGRTLLVVLYQQDESQRAQYFTLPL, encoded by the coding sequence ATGAGAATCATCCTGGCCACATTAAATGCCAAATATATTCATACGTCGCTTGCGATCCGGCTGCTGAAGGCGTATAGCGAGCATGAGTTCAAGGATATCCTTTTGGCGGAATATACCATCAAAGATCCCGCGATGAATATCGTGTCTGACCTCTTTCAGAAGCGGCCGGATGTGATTGGCTTCTCCTGTTACATCTGGAACATCGAGGAGACCATCAAGCTAGTTGGAATTCTCAAGCAGGTCATGCCGGAGGTCAAGATTGTGCTGGGCGGGCCGGAGGTATCCTATGAGCCGCTCTACTGGATGAAGCGGGAGGCCGGAGTAGACTTTGTCGTGAACGGTGACGGGGAAGAGACCTTCCACCATCTGCTGCAGGAGATCCGGGACGAACATAAGTACCATTTCGTATACGGTGCGGCATACCGCAAGGGCGAAGAGCTGATCGTCAATCCTCCCCGTCCCAAAAGTGATCTCAATACCCTTCCGACCCCGCACCGCTTCGCGGAGGATCTGCCGGAGCTGAGCAAGCGTATCGTTTATTTTGAGACGAGCCGGGGCTGTCCCTTCAACTGCCAATTCTGCCTGTCCAGCATTGAGGTGGGCGTGCGTTATTATGATATCGAACGGGTGAAGGCCGATCTGCTCTACCTGATTGAGGGCGGTGCCAAGGTGATCAAGTTCCTGGACCGCACGTTCAATATCAACCGCAATTATGCGATGGAGATGTTCCAGTTCCTGATCGACAATCATCAGGGCTGCGTGTTCCAGTTCGAGATTACCGCCGATATTATGCGTCCCGAGGTGCTGGATTTCCTGGCGCAGAACGCCCCTCCGGGCGTCTTCCGCTTCGAGATCGGCGTCCAGTCGACGAATGATGAGACCAATGAGCTGGTCAAGCGCCGCCAGAACTTCACCAAGCTGTCGCGCACTGTGATGAAGATTAAGGCCAGCGGCAACATCGACCAGCATCTCGATCTGATCGCCGGACTGCCGATGGAGGATTACGCGACCTTCCGCAAGACCTTCAATGACGTCTTCGCCATGGAGCCGGAGGAGCTGCAATTAGGGTTCCTCAAAATGCTGCGCGGCACCGGGCTGCGCGCCCAGGCAGCCAAATATGACTACACGTACATGGAGCATGCGCCGTACGAGATTCTCAGCAGCCATGTCATGCCGTTCGCCGATATCATCCGGCTCAAGCGGCTGGAGGATGTGCTGGAGAAGTACTGGAACAGCCAGCGGCTGGCTCATTCGGTCAAGTACCTGATCCGCCATGTCTTCCCGTCCCCGTTCGACTTCTTCCAGGAGTTCGGGGACTACTGGGAAGAGCGGGGCTGGCAGAAGATCGGGCATCAGCTGGAGGATCTGTTCACCCGGCTGCATGACTTCCTGACGGACCGGAGCACGGCCTCCATGGACATTGTCACTGGCCTGATGAAGCTGGACTACTTCCTCGCCCACAAGTACAAGCCACGCAAAATCTGGTGGGACGATGTGCTTGATAAAGCAGAGTGGGCGAAGCACCTGAAGCAGATCGCCAGTCAGCCGGAGCGGATCTCGGCCAAGCTGGCGGAGGCCGGACTTAGCGAGCGGGAGCTGCAGAAGTTCATCGTGCTAGATGAGCTGCCGTTCCGCCTTGCGCCGGTGCTGGACTCGATCAGCGGGCTTCGCTATGACGGGGAGCTAGGCGCTGAGGCGGGGGCACAGGCTGAAGCTGGTGCTGATGCCGGGAACGGGGACGCCCGGGAGCTGCTTGGAGCGGTGGCCGAAGGAGAGTCGGCGGAGCTTGCGGTAGCAGTGGCCGAGGCTGGGGCTGGGGCGGTCCATAACAATCCGCACCCTGGGGCAAGCGATGGCCGCACGCTGCTGGTCGTCCTGTATCAGCAGGACGAGAGCCAGCGGGCGCAGTATTTTACGCTGCCTCTATAG
- a CDS encoding TIGR01212 family radical SAM protein (This family includes YhcC from E. coli K-12, an uncharacterized radical SAM protein.) translates to MSNLQQASSPLLWGDKRFHTWNYEMRGQMDTKVFKVMLDAGFTCPNRDGSIAKGGCTFCSARGSGDFAGSRRDDLVTQFNHIRDRQHQKWPNAKYIGYFQAYTNTYAPVEELREYYEVILQQPGVVGLAIATRPDCLPDDVVEYLAELNQRTYLWVEMGLQTIHQSTSDLINRAHDTACYTEAVAKLRRHGIRVCTHIIHGLPQETHEMMLETVAAVANMGVQGIKIHLLHLMRKTPMVKQYEAGLLRFLEQDEYVKLIADSLEILPPDMIVHRLTGDAPRDALIGPMWSLKKWEVLNAIDQELVARDTWQGKYWRKG, encoded by the coding sequence ATGTCTAATCTTCAACAAGCCTCCTCTCCGCTTCTGTGGGGGGATAAACGCTTCCATACCTGGAACTACGAAATGCGCGGGCAGATGGATACCAAGGTGTTCAAGGTCATGCTCGATGCGGGCTTCACCTGTCCGAACCGTGATGGTTCCATTGCAAAAGGAGGCTGTACGTTCTGCAGTGCCAGAGGGTCAGGCGATTTCGCCGGAAGCCGCCGGGATGATCTGGTCACCCAGTTCAACCATATCCGCGACCGCCAGCATCAGAAATGGCCGAATGCCAAATATATCGGCTATTTCCAGGCCTATACCAATACGTATGCTCCTGTCGAGGAGCTAAGGGAATATTATGAAGTCATTTTGCAGCAGCCCGGGGTTGTCGGCCTCGCCATTGCCACCCGCCCCGACTGCCTGCCGGATGATGTAGTGGAGTATCTCGCGGAGCTGAACCAGCGCACCTATCTATGGGTGGAAATGGGGCTTCAGACCATTCATCAGTCCACTTCGGATCTGATTAACCGCGCGCATGATACCGCCTGCTATACTGAAGCTGTTGCGAAGCTCCGCCGTCACGGCATCCGGGTGTGTACCCATATTATTCACGGGCTTCCGCAGGAAACGCATGAGATGATGCTGGAGACTGTAGCTGCTGTAGCGAATATGGGGGTTCAGGGAATCAAAATCCACCTGCTTCACCTCATGCGCAAAACGCCGATGGTGAAGCAGTACGAAGCCGGGCTCTTGCGGTTCCTGGAGCAGGATGAATATGTGAAGCTCATCGCCGATTCGCTGGAAATTCTGCCGCCGGACATGATTGTCCACCGCTTAACCGGCGATGCCCCGCGCGATGCTCTGATCGGCCCGATGTGGAGCCTCAAGAAGTGGGAAGTGCTGAATGCCATTGACCAGGAACTGGTTGCCAGGGACACCTGGCAGGGTAAGTACTGGAGGAAGGGCTGA
- a CDS encoding type I phosphomannose isomerase catalytic subunit codes for MTKPYPLKFQPEFKERVWGGRALEKFGLDLPEGHIGEGWMIADHPNGTSSVVNGELAGQGLDAIREQFGHEWFGSKGITEEGGRFPLLIKLLDCNDNLSVQVHPTDDYAGLPKGELGKTEMWYVLDAKPGAKIIYGLKEGVTREMLKDALENGTVMDSLQEVTVAAGDSFYIPAGTVHALCAGVVVAEIQQNSDTTYRIYDYDRPGLDGKPRELHIEDSLNVTAYEGAGATSMKTDGAVAGEWLRIASSPYFIVEKGIVSGEWQLATTDDSFTILVICEGSGHLIWEGGSQPYAAGECYLLPSSLGAYSIEGQSTVLRSYLP; via the coding sequence ATGACGAAACCATATCCTCTGAAATTTCAGCCGGAATTCAAAGAACGTGTCTGGGGAGGCCGGGCGCTGGAGAAATTCGGCCTGGATCTGCCCGAAGGCCATATCGGCGAAGGCTGGATGATTGCCGATCATCCGAACGGCACCTCCTCTGTAGTCAACGGCGAGCTGGCCGGACAAGGCCTGGATGCCATCCGTGAGCAGTTCGGGCACGAGTGGTTCGGCAGCAAGGGCATCACGGAGGAAGGCGGAAGATTCCCGCTGCTGATCAAGCTGCTGGATTGCAACGATAACCTCTCCGTACAGGTTCACCCTACGGATGATTATGCCGGTCTTCCCAAGGGAGAGCTGGGCAAAACCGAAATGTGGTACGTGCTGGACGCCAAGCCGGGCGCCAAAATCATCTACGGCCTGAAGGAAGGCGTCACCCGCGAGATGCTGAAGGACGCGCTGGAGAACGGAACGGTTATGGACAGCCTGCAGGAAGTGACTGTAGCTGCCGGTGACTCCTTCTATATCCCTGCCGGGACTGTACATGCATTGTGTGCAGGAGTCGTTGTAGCAGAGATCCAGCAGAACTCTGACACTACATACCGGATTTACGATTATGACCGTCCGGGTCTGGACGGGAAGCCGCGCGAGCTGCATATCGAGGATTCCCTGAATGTGACTGCCTATGAGGGAGCAGGCGCGACTTCGATGAAGACAGATGGTGCTGTGGCCGGGGAATGGCTTAGAATTGCCTCCTCGCCTTATTTTATTGTGGAAAAAGGAATCGTCTCTGGTGAATGGCAGCTCGCCACCACCGATGACAGCTTCACCATTCTGGTGATCTGTGAGGGCAGCGGCCATCTGATCTGGGAGGGCGGCTCCCAGCCATATGCAGCGGGCGAATGCTATCTGCTTCCGTCCAGCCTCGGCGCTTACAGTATTGAAGGACAATCTACAGTGCTGCGCTCTTATCTGCCTTAA
- a CDS encoding MGDG synthase family glycosyltransferase translates to MRKKRILLLSEGFGAGHTQAAYALSSSLRKLSPEVQTKVLELGSFLNPKVAPLIVSAYRKTVTSQPRLMGYVYRHQKSFNRLTTLALHHLFYTHAQNIVKQLKPDIIVCTHFIPGAVISRLKRLHPSLKAPLITVITDYDAHASWISPQVDRYLVSTPEVKAKLRRRGVAAFKIRVTGIPVHPSFWEQHGREDIQEQFKLLSIPTVMVMGGGWGMMKDEVVNAALTGWRDKVQIVFCLGQNDKLLQEMKQDERFRHPNIRLLGFTREIDKLMEVSDLLVTKPGGMTCSEGLAKGLPMLFHSPLPGQEEENCRYFTAAGLGEPISSLDVVDRWMERLLNDYGNVRTARKAHLEAISRYNPLQSAQSIIDMLDKPRAEQGKLRT, encoded by the coding sequence TTGCGCAAAAAAAGAATATTATTGCTGTCGGAGGGCTTCGGTGCCGGGCATACCCAGGCTGCATATGCGCTGTCGAGCAGCCTGCGGAAGCTGTCTCCGGAGGTGCAGACCAAGGTGCTTGAGCTGGGAAGCTTCCTGAATCCCAAGGTGGCCCCGCTGATTGTCTCGGCCTACCGCAAGACGGTCACCTCCCAGCCCCGGCTGATGGGCTACGTGTACCGTCACCAGAAATCATTCAATCGTCTTACCACACTTGCCCTGCACCATTTGTTTTATACGCATGCCCAAAATATTGTGAAGCAGCTGAAGCCGGACATCATCGTCTGTACCCACTTCATTCCCGGTGCTGTTATCTCACGCCTGAAGCGGCTTCATCCGTCGCTGAAGGCCCCGCTGATTACGGTCATTACGGATTATGACGCCCATGCCAGCTGGATCAGCCCGCAGGTGGACCGCTATCTGGTATCCACTCCCGAGGTCAAGGCGAAGCTTCGCCGCCGGGGTGTTGCCGCCTTCAAAATCCGGGTAACCGGGATCCCTGTACACCCGAGCTTCTGGGAGCAGCACGGCCGGGAAGACATTCAAGAGCAGTTCAAGCTGCTGAGTATTCCAACGGTCATGGTTATGGGCGGCGGATGGGGCATGATGAAGGATGAAGTAGTGAACGCGGCCTTGACCGGATGGCGGGACAAGGTGCAGATTGTGTTCTGCCTCGGCCAGAATGACAAGCTGCTGCAGGAGATGAAGCAAGACGAGCGGTTCAGGCATCCCAACATCAGGCTGCTGGGCTTCACCCGGGAGATTGACAAGCTGATGGAGGTATCCGACCTGCTGGTCACGAAGCCGGGCGGCATGACCTGCAGCGAAGGCTTGGCCAAGGGCCTTCCCATGCTCTTCCACTCTCCGCTGCCGGGCCAGGAAGAAGAGAACTGCCGTTACTTTACTGCCGCCGGCCTGGGGGAGCCTATCAGCTCCCTCGATGTAGTTGACAGGTGGATGGAGAGGCTGCTGAATGATTACGGGAATGTCCGCACGGCGCGCAAGGCCCATCTGGAGGCCATCTCCAGGTACAACCCGCTGCAAAGCGCCCAAAGCATTATTGATATGCTGGATAAACCGCGAGCAGAGCAGGGAAAGTTAAGAACTTAA
- a CDS encoding nucleotidyltransferase family protein, which yields MDSCYEMYNRLTELFTRDTLLMDIFKRAQGLAPFPYYIGAGCLVQTVWNELTGRAPGYGISDIDIIYYDAADLSYAAEDAMVAKGRELFKDIAIPVDLKNQARVHLWYPQKFGVEITPYLSLEAAIDSWPTTVTSLGARLELNGEWKIYAPFGLEDLFQLVLRPNKALITQEIYHTKTQKWKSKWPELKVVPWGQ from the coding sequence ATGGATAGTTGCTATGAAATGTATAATCGTCTTACGGAGCTATTCACCCGCGATACATTGCTAATGGATATTTTCAAGCGTGCCCAAGGTTTGGCCCCGTTCCCTTACTACATAGGTGCAGGATGCTTGGTGCAAACGGTGTGGAATGAGCTTACCGGGCGAGCGCCGGGGTACGGAATTAGTGACATCGATATTATTTACTATGATGCGGCCGATTTGAGTTATGCTGCTGAGGATGCGATGGTTGCTAAGGGCAGGGAGCTTTTTAAGGATATTGCTATCCCGGTCGATCTCAAAAATCAGGCTCGGGTTCATCTGTGGTATCCGCAGAAGTTCGGTGTGGAGATCACCCCCTACCTCTCCCTGGAAGCAGCAATCGACAGCTGGCCGACTACAGTGACCTCGCTGGGAGCAAGGCTTGAGCTGAACGGTGAATGGAAGATTTATGCTCCATTTGGTCTGGAGGATTTGTTTCAACTGGTTCTGCGGCCCAACAAAGCGCTGATTACCCAAGAGATTTACCATACCAAAACGCAGAAATGGAAGAGTAAATGGCCGGAGCTTAAGGTGGTTCCTTGGGGGCAGTGA
- the trmB gene encoding tRNA (guanosine(46)-N7)-methyltransferase TrmB: protein MRLRGRKGIRESLEEQTDLVILEPRSLKGRWSELFGNDHPIHVEFGMGKGQFISQMSFKYPEINFIGVDMYDELVRRAAEKARNVWEPAGEETPPNVRVALANIDYAEEVFAPGELERIYLNFSDPWPKSKHARRRLTHPRFLDKYRGLLSPLGEIHLKTDSRSLFEFSLNAFADYGLQMKNISLDLHEGGVINEEHVMTEYETKFYGRGVNIHRCEAIVGDEALKQYQATRLDKYRL, encoded by the coding sequence ATGCGTTTACGCGGAAGAAAAGGAATACGTGAAAGTCTTGAGGAGCAGACCGATCTGGTCATCCTGGAACCACGCAGCCTGAAGGGGCGCTGGTCCGAATTGTTCGGCAATGATCATCCGATTCATGTGGAATTCGGAATGGGCAAGGGGCAGTTTATCAGTCAGATGAGCTTCAAATACCCGGAGATTAATTTCATCGGCGTAGATATGTATGACGAGTTGGTACGGCGTGCAGCCGAGAAGGCCCGGAATGTATGGGAGCCGGCAGGTGAAGAGACACCGCCGAACGTGAGAGTGGCCCTGGCCAATATCGATTACGCGGAGGAAGTGTTCGCTCCGGGGGAGCTGGAACGGATCTATCTCAACTTCAGTGATCCCTGGCCGAAAAGCAAGCATGCCCGCCGCCGTCTGACCCATCCGCGTTTTCTGGATAAATACCGCGGACTACTCAGTCCGCTCGGCGAGATCCATTTGAAGACGGATTCCCGCAGCTTGTTTGAATTCTCGCTTAATGCCTTTGCGGACTACGGTCTGCAGATGAAGAATATTTCCCTTGATCTGCATGAGGGCGGCGTAATCAACGAAGAGCATGTAATGACCGAATACGAGACCAAGTTCTATGGCCGCGGCGTGAACATTCACCGCTGCGAGGCGATTGTCGGAGATGAGGCACTGAAGCAATATCAGGCCACCCGTCTGGACAAGTACCGTCTCTAG